The segment GTGCTTTCCGCGCTGAATCTTTGCGCACGCCAGTTGAATGCCACCGACAAGCCGAAGGACACGGACGACGTCACTCGGCGCCTGGCTGTGCTCAATCGGCGCATTCGCGCGCAGCTGGACGATACCGGTACCTGAGTTCCGTCGACCAGGAACGTGGCGGGTTTCGCAGGCTCCAACCATCCTGCGAGGTAGTTGTGGGAGCGAATTCATTCGCGAAAGGACGGCGCAGCTGCCCCCGGAGTTGCCGGGCAGGTCTTCGACCTGCATCGCAATTGAAATCGCTCCCACAGATCGAGCAGCAGATGATGCCTTTTTGTAGGGGCGAATTCATTCGCGAAAGGACAGCGCAGCTGTCCCCGGGGTTGCCAGGCAGGTCTTCGACCTGCATCGCGATTGAAATCGCTCCCACAGATCGGCGGCGGGGTCAGCCGATGACGCGCAGGATGTCGGCGCGGTTGATTTCGGTGCGGCCGTCCTCGTACCACTCCGGAATCGCTTCCTTGAGCAGTTCCTTGTCGCCATCCAGCTTGAACGGCTGGGTGTAGCGCTTCTTGCGGTAGGCGTAGATGTAGTAGGTGCCGTCGCGGTACAGGATGCGGTCGAAGGTGTAGAAGCCGATGTGCGAGCCGTTGCAGCGCGCGGTCAGCACCACGTCGCCTTCTTCGTAGGGCAGGGCGCCCTCGGCGCATTCGTAGGTGAAGAACTCGCGGACATCATCCCAGGCCACGCCGTCGCTGCTGGACTTGAGGTAATCGCGCGCCTCGTCCTCGGACTGTTGCGAGTGATCGCTGTACCAGATGAACAGCGGAATGCTCTGGTTGATGTCGTCGCCCAGCCAGCCTTCGCTGTCCAGGTATTCGGCGCTGCGCGCCAGGCCCGCCTGCATGCGGCGATGGTTCTGCTTGTAGGCGTCCAGCGCATCCTCGAAGGTTTGCGAGTGGTTGCAGGCCAATACGCCATCGGCGGATTTGAGGGCCTGGACGCGTGCCAGGTAGGCGTCGTACAGGGCGGCATCGTTGATCACGGTGCAGGTGTCGCGCACCAGGCTGACGCCTACCTGGGTGAGGTTGGCGCTGCCGACGATGACCACGTCCGGCTCGATCAGGTAGAGCTTCCAGTTCACGCTCGCCTGGTAGCGGAAGTCCACCGACAGGGCCAGGTCCGGGTTCGCTTCATTGAGGCAGTGCTCGATGAAGTCAGGGGACGTGAGCGAGTTGATGGAACCGACCAGGATGTCCAGTCGGTTGCCGTTCTCGATCAACTGGTCGATCAGGGGCTCGGTGCCGCTGGCGAAGGCGGAAACTATCGTGATCTTCTTTCCGCTCAGTTCGCCCAGATAGGTTTCAAGGCTGTCTTCGTAATCCAGAATTTCCATACAGTCTCCAGCGACATCTTTTCTGCAATTTCGCCATTTTCGCACAGGCAATGACAAAGGCCAGCGTCGGCAACGTTTCGCGGGTCCGCTGCAAGGCTTTGACGCCTGATATGCAGCCCGAAGCACCAGGCTCCGGGGCTGGAAAGTGAACGGATACGGGGCGTCAGCCGTTGCTTTCGGCGAACTCCCGCAGGGCATCGCCATCCAGGCGGTAGCGAATCCATTCGTCCTGGGGCAGGGCGCCGATGGAGCGGTAGAAGTCGATGGCGGGCTGGTTCCAGTCCAGCACGCTCCACTCCAGGCGGCCGCAGTCGTTGGCGCGGGCTTCACGGGCGATTTCCCTCAACAGCTGGCGGCCGGCGCCGATGCCGCGTTGCTCCGGCGTGATGTAGAGGTCTTCCAGGTAGATGCCGTTGCGGCCCAGCCAGGTGGAGTAGCTGTAGAAGTACACGGCGTAACCGATCGGCTGCCCGTCCTTCAGGCAGATCAGCGCGCGGGATGGCGCGTTCTCGGCGAACAGGGTACGGCGGATGTCTTCGGCGCTGGCGATGACCTCGTGGCCGGCCCGCTCGTACACCGCCAGTTCGATGATGAAGTCGAGGATCTGTTGGGCGTCTTCTGGCCGGGCGGGGCGGATCGAGAGGGTCACGGGCAATCTCCATGAAGGGGTGAGGCAACCATGCTAGTGCCTTTGCTAGAGTGCATGAAGTGCATTTATATCATTGCAAAGTGAAAGGTATGCATTCCGCTCTCCGTCGTCTCGATCTCAACCTGCTGCTCGCCTTCGACGCCCTCTACCGTCACCGCAGCGTCACCTCGGCGGCCGCCGAACTGGCCATCAGCGCCTCGGCCTTCAGCCATGCGCTGGGGCGGCTGCGGGAGGCGCTGAACGACGAGCTGTTCATTCGCCAGGGCAACCGCATGCACCCGACCCACCGTGCCGAGTTGCTGATGGAACCGGTGGCCAGCGCGCTCAAGACCCTCGCCGAAGGGCTGGGCCAATGGGAGCCTTTCGTTCCTGCCTTCAGCCAGCGCACCTTCACCTTCGCGGCTACCGACTACACCGCCTTCGCCTTGCTGCCGGCCCTGATGCAGCGCCTGCAGATGGAGGCGCCGGGCATTCGCGTGCGTCTGGTGCAGTCCGAACGCAAGGTCTCCATCGAGGACCTGGCTAGCGGGCGCATCGACTTCGCCCTTGGCTACAGCGAGGGGCGCGACCAGTTGCCCGGTGGCGTGGAAGTGCTCGACTGGCTGACCGACCGCTACCTGGTCATCGCCCGCCGCGGTCATCCGCGCGTACGCGGCACCCTGGACCTCGTCGGCTACCTGGCCGAGCGGCACGTGGTAGTGACACCCTGGAACGAATCCAGCGGCGCCATCGACCACGTGCTGGAGGGCATGGGCCTGCAGCGTGAGGTGGCGGTGCAGCTGCCGACCGTGATGGCCGCGCCCTTCATCGTCGGCAGCACCGACCTGCTGATGACGGTGCCCGGCCACGCTGCCCGCACCCTGCAGCAGGTGGCCGGGGTCGAGCTGTATCCTGCTCCCTTCGAGATTCCGCCCTACGCGCTACGGCTCTACAGCCACGCCAAGTACGCCCGCAGCGACGCCCATGCCTGGATGCTGGAACAGCTGCGTTCGCTGCGGGTCCGCTAATCTTGGCGTAAGACCCGGCCTGCGGAGGGCAAGGGCGTGATCCTGCTGGCGAGCGTGTTTCTGGCCCTGCTGATGGGCTTTGCCGTGCAGCGCGGTGGCACCTGTCTGGTGGCCGCGCTGGAAGAGGTGGTGCACAGGCGCCGCTGGGCGCGCTTTCGTGCGTTGCTGGAAACGTCCCTCTGGGTGCTGGGCGGCTTCGTCCTGCTGCGCGCCCTCGATCGTCTGCCCATGGTGCCCATGGGGTTTCCGCTGCACTGGCATGCCGCGCTGGGCGGCGCCTTGCTGGGTGTCGGTGCCTTCCTCAATGGCGGCTGTGCGTTCGGCGTGGTGGCGCGGATCGGCTCCGGGCAATGGGCCTGGCTGGCGACGCCCCCGGGGTTTCTCGCCGGCTTCGGGCTGGCCGGGAACGGCCTGGGCATGACGTCGGCGATGCCGGTGGCGATTCCCGAATGGATGCAGCAGGTGCCCATCGGCCTGGTGCCCCTGATCATCGCGGCACTGGTGGCACGGTTGGGCTGGCTGGCGTGGAACCGCTACAACGGCTCGACCGATGTTTCCCTCTGGTCGCCGCATCATGCCACCATCGTTCTGGGCGTCAGCTTCCTGTTGCTGTTCGTCTGTGTCGGCGCCTGGTCCTACACCGACATCCTCGCCGAGCTGGCCACCGGACGCTTCATGGAGCTGGGCTTGCGCGGCCTCCTGCTGCCGGCAATGTTCACCGGTGCGCTGCTGGGGGGCTGGAGCGCCGGGCTCTGGGAGCACCGCTGGCCCAGCCCGCGCGCCCTGGTGAAGTGTTTCTGCGGCGGGGTGCTGATGGGCGTGGGGGCAACCCTGGTTCCGGGCGGCAATGACAGCCTGATCCTGTTCGGCATGCCGCTGCTCTGGCCCAACGCCTGGCTGGCTTTTGCCTGCATGTGCGTGGTGGTGGTGGTGACGCTCTGGCTGTCGGAGCTGGGAAAGGGGCAGCGCGCCAGGTCGTAGGGTGCGCTGTGCGCACCGAGTGCGGAGTGAGGCTCGGCACCACTGCAAGCTGCTGGTGCATGCGGTGCATCTTATATCGTCAGCCCGCAATGCCAGCGGGTCTTGAACTTTTCACCAGAAATGAAAAAGCCCGGCGATGGCCGGGCTTTTTCATGAACGGGTGGATCAGGCTGCGTGGTCGAACGCCTTGCCTTTGGCCTTGCGCTCTACCTGCTTGCGGCAGGCCTCACCGAAGGCTTCGAAGATCTTCACCGAATCGGGGTTCTTCGCCGCCTGCCATTCCGGGTGCCACTGCACCGCGAAGAGGAAGGGCGAGAGGGTCGGCGCGTGGATGGCTTCCACCAGACCGTCTTCGGCCCGTGCGATGGCTTCGATGCCCTTGCCGAGGGTTTTCAGGCCCTGGCCGTGCAGCGAGTTCACCTGGATGGTGTCGGTGCCCAGAACCTTGTGCAGCCAGCTGTTCTGATCCACACGTACGCTGTGTGCCGGGGCGTACTGGACGTCCACCGGGTCTTCCGGGTTTTCGCGATGGTCGTTGAAGCCGGCCTCGGAATAGACCTTCTGGTACATGTCGCCGCCCAGGGCGACGTTGATTTCCTGCATGCCACGGCAGATGCCGAAGATCGGCAGGCCGCGCTGGATGGCAGCACGAATCAGGGGCAGGTCGAAGAGGTCGCGATCCTTGTCCTGACCTTTCTCCGGAGTCAGGTTTTCCTGGCCGTAGAGGGTCGGGTCGATGTTGCTGCCGGCACCGGTGAGGTAAACGCCGTCAGCCATATCGAGGTACTGCTCGAGGTCTTCGGTGCCGCAGCAGGTGGGCACGAGGACCGGTACACATTCGGAGATCTCTACCAGCGGCACGATGTACTTGTGGGTCATCACCTGGTAGTCGTGGCCCTTGCGTTCCTGGGCGCCCATGGACATCAGGACGACCGGTTTACGAGTGGTCTGTTTCTTATTGCCAATGTTGCTGTTGGACATATTTCACCTTGGGACAGGCTCAGCCTATCGTTGCTGTGCAGGCGCGCCAGTGCGGTTTGGGGCTACCTGAGATCCCGAGCACTGCCGGCAATCGTCGGGGCGATTTCCGGTCGGGACCTGCTATATAGCCTGCCAGAGCCGTTTAATATGTCAAACGAGGCTGACGAAAAACGTAAAAAATAATGGCCGATTTTTATCGATTTCTATTAGATAAGTTATTGATATTTATGGATATTATTGTTCTTAGAAAAATATTTTTCGGTTCAGCATCTAAAACGAGTGTTCAGAATGCTGGACTTTTGGCCTGAGCGGGAAGCCCTGACCTAAAGCGTCGTCGCCTTGCCCTGGCTGTCCAGCTCGAACACCTTGTTGCGCATCAACCGCTCCTTCAGCCAGCGCTTGGCCTTGCCGCGACCCTGGCGACGTGGCCAGAGCAGATCCACGCCCACCAGCCAATCCGTGTGCGGATAGGCAGCCAGCTGCAGCTCCACCAGGTCACCGCTGGCCAGCTCACGATGGATCAGTTGGCGTGGCAGGGTGGCCCAGCCGAGCCCCGCGCGCACCATTTCCAGCAACGCCATATAGCTTTCCGCCTGCCAGAGCTGGGGCGCGCGCAGGTATTCACTGCTGGGCAGCTTGCTGGCATGGGCGCTGAAGGCCAGGCGGCGATGGGCGTGCAGGTCGGCGAAGCTGACCTGGGACAGCTGCGCCAGCGGGTGGGCGGGGTGGGTGACGTGCACCATGATCAGCTTGCCCAGTTGCTGGAACTCCAGTTCCCGCGGGTATTCCGGCTGGGAAAAGGCGATGCCCATTTCCACTTCGCCCTTCTGCACCATGCCGGCGACGTCGCCGTACACCGGGTGGCGGACGACCAGGTCCACATAAGGAAAGGCCTGTTCGAATTCGCAGAGCACCGGCATCACGGTGTTGTAAGGCACCTCGATGGCCAGGGTCAGGCTCGGCTCGGTTTCCTCCGTCAGGCTGTCGGCGTGGCCTTCCAGGGCCAGGCAGCGTTCCAGCACCGCTTCGGCTTCCAGCAGCAGCTTCTGTCCGGCCGCGGTCAGCGCGGGAATACGTGTGGAACGGTCGAACAGCTCTACCCCCAGGTCCGCTTCCAGATTGGCGATGGCGGCGCTGATGGTGGATTGGGTACGCCCCAGCCGGCGCGCAGCGGCCGAGAAGGAGCCTGCCTGGGCAACAGTGACCAGCACCTGCAACTGATCCAGTGAAAACCGCATGGCCAATCTCTCGCAATCCATCGATGGAAGCGATGGTTATTCATTTGTTCCATCGTGAGCAAGCGGAGATCATTCACCTCAGCCAGCACTGCCTCCTCGAATCGCTGGGCAACCCACACCCCATAAGAAGAACACGTTGCTTTGCAGGAGAACTTCCATGAGCCATCCCCATCCGGTGGACCAGCTGCTTCCCGTTCGCCAACTCGTCACCTACGGCCTGCAACATGTGCTGGTGCTCTATGCCGGCGCCGTGGCCGTGCCGCTGATCCTCGGCAGCGCCCTTGGCCTTTCCACCGCTGAAGTGGTGTTGCTGATCAACGCCAACCTGCTCACCTCGGGCATCGCCACCCTGATCCAGACCCTCGGCTTCTGGCGCTTCGGCGCCCGCCTGCCGCTGGTGCAGGCCTGCTCCTTCATCGCCTTGGCGCCGATGATCATGATCGGCAAGGCCTACGGGCTGACCGAGGTATTCGGCGCGGTGATCGCCGCCGGGGTCATCACCATTGCGCTGGCGCCGGTGTTCAGCCGCCTGCTGCGTTTCTTCCCGCCTGTAGTGATTGGCAGCCTGATCACCATCATCGGCATCTCGCTCATGCCGGCGGCGGCCATCTGGCTCGGTGGCGGCAACCCCGGCGCGGAAGATTTCGGCAAACCTGCCAACCTGCTGCTGGGCCTGGCCACGGTGGCCATCACCCTGGTGATCCATGCGCGCTTTTCCGGCTTTGTCGGCAACCTCAGCGTATTGATCGGGCTGTTCGCCGGTAGCCTGATTGCTGCCGCCTTCGGCATGACCGACTTCAGCCGGGTAGGGCAGGCGGCCTGGTTCGAACTCTCCGCACCCATGGCCTTCGGCGCACCGCAGTTCTCCCTGACCCCCATCCTGATCATGACTCTGGCGATGCTGGTGATCATGGCCGAGACCACCGGCAACTGCCTGGCCATCGGCAAACTCACCGGCCGCACCATCACGCAGCGCACCCTGGGCGATGCGTTCCGCGCCGATGGCCTGTCCACCATGATCGGCGGCTTGTTCAACAGCTTCCCCTACAACGCCTTCACCCAGAACACCGGCCTCATCGCCCTTTCCAACATCAAGAGCCGCTTCGTGGTGGCTGCCGCCGGCGGCCTGATGATCCTCATGGGGCTGTTCCCCAAGCTGGGCGCGCTGATCGCCGCCGTGCCCACCCCGGTGCTGGGCGGCTGCGCCATCGTGATGTTCGGCATGACCACGGTGGCCGGCATCCAGGAGTTGTCGCGAGTGCGCTTCGAGGGCACTCGCAATGCCCTGGTGGTGGCTGTGTCGGTGAGCGTCGGCGTGCTGCCGATGTCCTTCCCGGCCCTGTTCGAGCACTTCCACGGCGCCCTGCGTCTGGTGCTGGAGAGCGGCATCTTCCTCGGTGCGCTGAGCGCCATCGTCCTCAACCTCCTGCTTAACCGGGAGGAAGCCGCCAGCCAGGGTGATGCTGCCGAGCTGGCCGACTGATTCGCGCATTCGCGCCTTTACTGCCAAGGAGCTATCCATGACTTTCAGCAACCTCGTTCCTGCCGGCGTCAGCGAACTCGACCTGGAACTGCTGCGCCTGTCCATCCGTCTCTCCGAGGAGTCCCGCGAGCGCGGCCGCCATCCGTTCGCCGCGCTGGTGGCCGACCGCGACGGCAAGGTGATCGCCCAGGCCGGCAACAACTCCATGCCGCCCGAAGGCGACCCGACCCAGCACGCCGAGCTGGCGGCCGCCGCCCTTGCCGCCAAGGCGTTGAGCCCGGAAGAACTGGCCCAGTGCACCCTCTACACCAGCGCCGAACCCTGCTGCATGTGCGCCGGCGCGGTGTACTGGACCGGCATTGGCCGGGTGGTCTACGCGCTGTCGGAGCATGCATTGCTCGGCCTGACCGGCGCCCATCCGGAGAACCCCACCTTCTCCCTGCCGTGCCGCGAGGTGTTCGCCCGTGGCCAGCGTGAG is part of the Pseudomonas lalkuanensis genome and harbors:
- a CDS encoding nucleoside deaminase translates to MTFSNLVPAGVSELDLELLRLSIRLSEESRERGRHPFAALVADRDGKVIAQAGNNSMPPEGDPTQHAELAAAALAAKALSPEELAQCTLYTSAEPCCMCAGAVYWTGIGRVVYALSEHALLGLTGAHPENPTFSLPCREVFARGQREIAVLGPMLESEAATAHEGFWS
- a CDS encoding YeeE/YedE thiosulfate transporter family protein, which codes for MILLASVFLALLMGFAVQRGGTCLVAALEEVVHRRRWARFRALLETSLWVLGGFVLLRALDRLPMVPMGFPLHWHAALGGALLGVGAFLNGGCAFGVVARIGSGQWAWLATPPGFLAGFGLAGNGLGMTSAMPVAIPEWMQQVPIGLVPLIIAALVARLGWLAWNRYNGSTDVSLWSPHHATIVLGVSFLLLFVCVGAWSYTDILAELATGRFMELGLRGLLLPAMFTGALLGGWSAGLWEHRWPSPRALVKCFCGGVLMGVGATLVPGGNDSLILFGMPLLWPNAWLAFACMCVVVVVTLWLSELGKGQRARS
- a CDS encoding nucleobase:cation symporter-2 family protein, which translates into the protein MSHPHPVDQLLPVRQLVTYGLQHVLVLYAGAVAVPLILGSALGLSTAEVVLLINANLLTSGIATLIQTLGFWRFGARLPLVQACSFIALAPMIMIGKAYGLTEVFGAVIAAGVITIALAPVFSRLLRFFPPVVIGSLITIIGISLMPAAAIWLGGGNPGAEDFGKPANLLLGLATVAITLVIHARFSGFVGNLSVLIGLFAGSLIAAAFGMTDFSRVGQAAWFELSAPMAFGAPQFSLTPILIMTLAMLVIMAETTGNCLAIGKLTGRTITQRTLGDAFRADGLSTMIGGLFNSFPYNAFTQNTGLIALSNIKSRFVVAAAGGLMILMGLFPKLGALIAAVPTPVLGGCAIVMFGMTTVAGIQELSRVRFEGTRNALVVAVSVSVGVLPMSFPALFEHFHGALRLVLESGIFLGALSAIVLNLLLNREEAASQGDAAELAD
- a CDS encoding phospholipase D family protein — its product is MEILDYEDSLETYLGELSGKKITIVSAFASGTEPLIDQLIENGNRLDILVGSINSLTSPDFIEHCLNEANPDLALSVDFRYQASVNWKLYLIEPDVVIVGSANLTQVGVSLVRDTCTVINDAALYDAYLARVQALKSADGVLACNHSQTFEDALDAYKQNHRRMQAGLARSAEYLDSEGWLGDDINQSIPLFIWYSDHSQQSEDEARDYLKSSSDGVAWDDVREFFTYECAEGALPYEEGDVVLTARCNGSHIGFYTFDRILYRDGTYYIYAYRKKRYTQPFKLDGDKELLKEAIPEWYEDGRTEINRADILRVIG
- a CDS encoding GNAT family N-acetyltransferase codes for the protein MTLSIRPARPEDAQQILDFIIELAVYERAGHEVIASAEDIRRTLFAENAPSRALICLKDGQPIGYAVYFYSYSTWLGRNGIYLEDLYITPEQRGIGAGRQLLREIAREARANDCGRLEWSVLDWNQPAIDFYRSIGALPQDEWIRYRLDGDALREFAESNG
- a CDS encoding LysR family transcriptional regulator, whose product is MHSALRRLDLNLLLAFDALYRHRSVTSAAAELAISASAFSHALGRLREALNDELFIRQGNRMHPTHRAELLMEPVASALKTLAEGLGQWEPFVPAFSQRTFTFAATDYTAFALLPALMQRLQMEAPGIRVRLVQSERKVSIEDLASGRIDFALGYSEGRDQLPGGVEVLDWLTDRYLVIARRGHPRVRGTLDLVGYLAERHVVVTPWNESSGAIDHVLEGMGLQREVAVQLPTVMAAPFIVGSTDLLMTVPGHAARTLQQVAGVELYPAPFEIPPYALRLYSHAKYARSDAHAWMLEQLRSLRVR
- a CDS encoding gamma-glutamyl-gamma-aminobutyrate hydrolase family protein; the protein is MSNSNIGNKKQTTRKPVVLMSMGAQERKGHDYQVMTHKYIVPLVEISECVPVLVPTCCGTEDLEQYLDMADGVYLTGAGSNIDPTLYGQENLTPEKGQDKDRDLFDLPLIRAAIQRGLPIFGICRGMQEINVALGGDMYQKVYSEAGFNDHRENPEDPVDVQYAPAHSVRVDQNSWLHKVLGTDTIQVNSLHGQGLKTLGKGIEAIARAEDGLVEAIHAPTLSPFLFAVQWHPEWQAAKNPDSVKIFEAFGEACRKQVERKAKGKAFDHAA
- a CDS encoding LysR family transcriptional regulator, with the translated sequence MRFSLDQLQVLVTVAQAGSFSAAARRLGRTQSTISAAIANLEADLGVELFDRSTRIPALTAAGQKLLLEAEAVLERCLALEGHADSLTEETEPSLTLAIEVPYNTVMPVLCEFEQAFPYVDLVVRHPVYGDVAGMVQKGEVEMGIAFSQPEYPRELEFQQLGKLIMVHVTHPAHPLAQLSQVSFADLHAHRRLAFSAHASKLPSSEYLRAPQLWQAESYMALLEMVRAGLGWATLPRQLIHRELASGDLVELQLAAYPHTDWLVGVDLLWPRRQGRGKAKRWLKERLMRNKVFELDSQGKATTL